From the genome of candidate division TA06 bacterium:
CGATTTTGCTTCATTGACCGCGTATGTGGTCAAGGTGACCACGGCTCAGGATACCGCCGGTAATGGCCTGACCGGCCGGGACACCATCAGGTTTACCACTTTGGATGCCAGCCTTCCCTACATCGTTTCCAACACGCCTGCCGACGGCGTCACCGGTGTAGCCTTGAATGCTGCGGTTTCCATCACCTTCTCGGAGCCTATTAAGAAGAGCGCCTTTGCCTATACCTTCACGCCAGATCCCGGCGGTAGAAGTGAGTCTTGGAATGTTGATTCCACCCAGGTAACCATCAACCATACCGATTTTGCTTCATTGACCGCTTATGTAGTCAAGGTTACCACGGCTCAGGATACCGCCGGCAATGGCCTGACCGGGCGGGACACCATCAGGTTTACCACTTTGGATGCCAGCCTTCCCTACATCGTTTCTAACAGTCCAGCCGACGGCGCCACCGGTGTGGCCTTAAATGCTGCGGTGTCTATCACGTTCTCAGAGCCCATTGAGACAACCACTTTTGCCTATACCTTCATGCCCGACCCCGGCGGTAGAAGTGAAACTTGGAACGTCGATTCCACCCAGGTAACCATCAATCACACTGATTTTGTTTCATTGACGGCTTATGTGGTCAAGGTTACCACGGCCCAGGACGTGGCGGGAAACGGCCTGACCGGGCGGGACAGCCTTAAGTTTACCACGTTGGACGCCACGCCGCCTTACATCGTTTCCACCAGCCCGGCCGACGGCGCTATCAATGTGGCCTTGAATGCCCCAGTTCTCATTGTATTCTCTGAACCCATGGATACAGCCAGTCTTGCTTTCAGCTGCCCCGGGGTGATATGGAATGACACGGTTTGGGGCGTAACCCTTGATACCGTTGCCTTAAGTCATACCGACTTCAGCGCCACCACGGCCTATACATTTACGGTAACTTCGGCCATGGATGAGGCAGGCAACGACCTTGCCGGCTCAAATTCATTTAGCTTCAACACGGTCCTTGGCGTGACCGGCATTCCTGATGGCGAACGCACGCCGTTCTTCTTGGCCAATGCAAATCCCAACCCGGTAGCCGGAGGCAACGCCCGGTTCGAGTTCGGGATACCCGCAGCCGGCCAGGTTTCGCTGGAAATATTCAACGTGATCGGCCAGAAAATAAAGACGCTGGTCAACGGCAAGCTCGGCGCCGGGCGTCATGCCATCATGTGGAACGGGCGTTACGACAACGGACGCCGCGTGCCTTCGGGCGTGTTTATCTACCGCCTGTCGGCCGACGGAAAAACGGCCGCTAAAAAGCTCACCATCATCAGGTAGCGGCGCTCTCAGGCATAGCTGACCCTCCTTTGGCGGGAAGGAGACAGAAGATTTGCATCCGCGCCCGACGCAGGCCGAGGGCTTTTCGTCGATCCGGAAGTTGGGGGCCGTCCGGCAATAATCACGCGGCATACTTTTCCTGAAGGATAATAAAAATGGGGGCGGGTGGCAAACACCGCCCCCATTTTTTTCACGGAATTGTTCGCGTGTCGCTCGGCGAATTCATTAAACTCTGACGGGCCTTTTTGCTTGACTTATATGCTTAAAGTTTGGTAAATTTAGAATCCGATACCAACCACGGAAACACGGAAGTACTGAAACACGGAATTATTGACCAAAAAATAACAAAGTTGTACTAATTCTTTCAGTGTATTCAGGGTCTCTTCGGCAAAAAGAAATTGGTGTTTGCCACAGGACTAAACATACGGAGGACATATGAAATTAGACTGGGTTTACATTTCGGAAATCGGAAAACATTTGGGTCAGAAAGTGACCGTCAAGGGCTGGCTATACAACAAGCGCTCTTCGGGCAAGATTCACTTCCTGCAGATCCGGGACGGCTCGGGCGTGATCCAGGGAGTGATGGTCAGGAACGAAGTGGACGAAAAAACCTTTGAGCTGGGCGATAAGGTAACCCAGGAATCGTCCATCATCGTCAAGGGGATGGTCAAGGAGGACAAGCGGTCGCCCTCGGGTTACGAGCTGGGGGTCACCGATCTCAAGATAATCCAGCTGGCCCAGGATTACCCCATCACACCCAAGGAACACGGCCCGGCTTTTCTGATGGAGCACCGCCACCTGTGGATGCGCTCGTCCAAGCAACACGCGACTCTCCGCGTCCGCGACACTATTGAACAGGCCATCCACGGCTATCTCCACAAGGAAGGTTTCATCCACACTCCGGCTCCGATCCTGACCCCCACCTCCTGCGAGGGCACCACTACTTTGTTTCAGACCGATTATTTCGGCGAGCCGGCCTTTCTTTCCCAGTCCGGCCAGATGTATATAGAGGCTACGGCCGCGGCCTTCGGCCGGGTCTACACCTTCACCCCGGCCTTCCGGGCGGAAAAGTCCAAGACCCGGCGGCACCTGACCGAGCTGTGGATGATGGACGCCGAGGCCAGTTACTTCGAACACGCCGAGAACATGCAGTGCCAGGAGGGAATGATCTGTTTCATCGTCGAGAAGGTTTTGAACGATTGTCAAAGCGAACTGAAAACCCTGGAGCGCGATACTGCGCCGCTGGAGAAAATCAAGGCCCCGTTCCCGGTGATCTCATATAAAGAGGCCGTCAAATTATGCAACGAAGCCGGCGTGCCCATAAAATACGGCGAGGATTTCGGGGCCCCGCACGACACCGCCATCGCCGGCAGTTTCGACCGGCCGGTGTTCGTGGACCGCTTTCCGGCCGGCATCAAATCGTTCTACATGCAGCCGGATCCGGAAGATTTCTCGGTAGTGCTGGGCTCCGACCTCTACGCCCCGGAAGGCTACGGCGAGATCATCGGCGGCAGCCAGCGCATCCACGACCTGGACCTTCTCTTAAAAAAGATGGAGGAGCACAAGGTTCCCTACGAACCCTACAAGTGGTACGTGGATTTAAGGCGTTACGGCAGCGTGCCGCACTCCGGTTTTGGGATCGGGATAGAGCGGACGGTGTGCTGGATCTGCGGACTGCAGCACATCCGCGAGGCCATACCCTTTGCCCGGATGCTGGAGAAGATATATCCGTGAATATAATTTCAGGCGCAAATAATATAGGGACATAGCAGGTCATGTCCCTACGGTTTTAATGCATGAAGGATGCCCGTCAACACATAAAAAGCAGCGGGACTGAACCCGGCCGGCGCACCGGTGTCCTGCTGGCCAGGGCGCTTCAGGGAAGGGCCGTGGTCAATAACAACATCGGCCGCAACGACCGGGCCGTATCCGATCTTGAACGCTGCCGGCGGCTGTCAGTTGCCATGGGCGACGGCAAGCTGCTGGCCGACAGCCTGCTGCAGATGAGCGAGGTGCAAATTTCGCTGAGCCAATACGACCTGGCCAAGGCCGGGGCCAGGGAAGCTTTGGACATCTACCGGAAGAACGGCGACCGCAGCGGTCAGGCCGGCAGCCTGAACAACATCGGCCTGGTCTGCGACGGGTTGGGGAACTATCCCGGAGCCAGGGACTGTTTCAGGGAATCGCTGGCCATTCACCGGGAGGCGGGTAACCGGGACCGGCCAGGCAATGAGCCTGAACAACCTGGGCTCAATCGCCTACCGGCTGGGCGAGTACAAGGAGGCCATGTCCGATTTCCGGGAATCGGTGTCCCTCTATACGAAGATCGGCGACCGCTACGGCCAGGGGATGAGCACCAACAACATCGCCAGCCTGCATCAAATACTGGGCGAGTATCCGGAAGCCCTAAAATCCTACCAGCAATCGCAGGCACATTTCCAGGAGATCGGCGACCGCCAGAGCATGGGAATGTCCTTTAGCAACACCGGAAGCCTGCTGCTTAACCTGGGAGAGTATGACCGGGCGGCCGAATGTTTCGCCTCTTCGTTGGAGATCAGGAACCAGGTCGGCGATGTGTTCGGCCAGGCCACCAGCCATTACAACATTGGCACTCTTAAAATAATACACGGCCTCTTTGAAGACGCATTGAGGTCCTTCCAGCAAGCGCTGGAATTGTGCGAGAAAATAGGGGATCGCTACGCGTTGTCCGGCAACCTGATCGGAATCGGGCGGGTGCATCTGGCCCGGCGCGAGTGGGATAAAGCCCAAACAGCCATGCTTCATGCAGAAACGACGGCCGTGGCGATCAATTACCGCGAGGCCCTGCGCAAGGCCGCACTGGGGCTGTCCGAAGCAGCCATGGGGAAGCACGATCCGGGAACAGCCGAAGTAAAACTGCAGGAGGCGAAAGACCTGGCCCTGGCCATTGGTACCAAGACGGGACTGGCGGAGTGCGACATGGTACAGGGCAAATTACTGGCGTATCGGGCCGCGGGACTCCCGGCCGGGGGTACAGCAGACGATCAGGTGGAGGCGGTGCGGAGCGCCCTTGATAGTTTTGAATCCGCAATGCGCAGGTATGAGGAGATCGGGCAAAGGCTGTCGGTGGCCAATGCCTGCGAGGAGATTGCGAACATGATGGAATTCGTTCTAGCCAGCACTTCCACCGGAGATGGAGTTGGTAAAGACTCTCGATGGTGGAGGGATAGGGCCAACGCCATCTTTTGCGCACTAGGGCTACGCCATCGTATATATGAGAACAACACGCAGTTTGATGAATAAAATAAGTCCAGATAAACAAAAAATCATTCGGCTGGTCCTGCTGCCGGCCATTGTGCTGCTGACCTTCATAAGCTGCGATCCCAGGCCCCAGGGCAGGCCCTATTCCGGGAAAATAGAGATAAATCTGGAACCGGAACAGTATCCCGCCGAAGACATTCCGGAATTTGTATTTCAGCCCAACCGCGCCAAATATCTGATTGCGCCCCGGGCCGAGTACTATCTAATCGGAGTGGTGCTGGGCAAGGAAAGATACCGTTACGACCGGGGAGCCGACATCGCCCCCTACGACCTGGCCATCGCCTGGAACAAACTGGTCCTGACAAAATTATACAAACAGCTTAAGTGGTCGCAGTCCGGGCGCTGGTATCATTGGCGGTATGACGAGGATTTTCCGTTCGACAATGATTTCGTGGCCCGTTATTCCTCCAACAACCACATCATCCCGGCCAACCCCAATATCCGGGCGGCCCTGGGGCTGGTCCGGAAAGGCGAAAACATAGGCCTCTTCGGTTACCTGGTCAATGTCAGCCAGACGGAGGGCGAGCCGGAATTCACCTGGAACACTTCGCTCAGCCGGGAGGACGAGGCCGGAGGCTCCTGCGAGGTATTCTATGTGACGGAGATCAGATACAAGGGGATGAGTTACAAATAGAATATTGTTGCAAAACAGTAGGGACATAGCGTGCTATGTCCCTACCTGTATTTTTCCTTGATATCCTTTATTTTTTGGTGTATCATTATTCTTTTAAATTAGCAGGAATAGAATTATGAGCGAAAAGATCACCACCCGGACCCTTCTTAAAATGAAGCAAAGGGGTGAAAAGATAGCCAGCTTAACGGCCTACGATTACCTGACCGCCCGGCTGCTGGACGAGTGCGGAATAGACCTGATTCTGGTGGGCGATTCGGCGGCCATGGTCTTTGCCGGCTACGAGAACACACTGCCGATTACCATGGACAACATGATCTACCATACGGCGGCGGTCAAGCGCGGGGTCAAGCGGGCCATGGTGGTGGCCGATATGCCGTTCCTTTCCTACCAGACCTCCCTAGCCGACGCGGCTTACAACGCCGGGCGGTTCCTCAAGGAATCCGGGGCCGAGGCGGTCAAGCTGGAAGGCGGCCGGGCGGCGGCGCCCATCGTCAAGAACCTGGTGGAGCGCGGCATCCCGGTGATGGGGCATCTGGGGCTGACGCCCCAATCCATCCACAAGTTCGGGGGCTACCAGTTGCAGGCCAAGGACAAGGAATCGGCCGAGCGCCTGATGGCGGCGGCCAAGGCCCTGGAGAACGCCGGCTGTTTCGCCATCGTGCTGGAGAAGATCCCGCACCAGGTGGCCCAGCGGGTCAGCCAGGAACTGACCATACCCATCATCGGCATCGGGGCCGGGCCCCACTGCGACGGACAGATCCTGGTGGTGGACGACATGGACGGAAGGTTTGAGGATTTCGTGCCCAAGTTCGTGCGGCAGTACGCCAACCTCGCCAAAGACATGCGCCAGGCCTTCAAGGGGTACATCGGAGACGTCAAGAGCAAGAGCTTCCCTAACATGGACGAGAGCTTTTCAGAGGAATAGCGTTAGCCACAAAGGCACGAAGACAAAGGACTAATTGTATTCTCTATACAGTAGTAGTCGCTATCCAGTAGAAAATATTCGCGTTTTAATGAAGATAGTCAAAACTATAAAACAAATTCGACAGGTTATTGCTCTGCGGAAGAAACAGGGCAAGCGGATAGGCTTTGTCCCTACCATGGGAGCCTTGCACGAAGGGCACCTATCGCTGATACGGCTGGCTAAGAAGTGCTCTGACTTCGTGGTCGTCTCAATATTTGTGAACCCCACCCAGTTCGGGCTCAAGGAGGACTATAAAAAATATCTCCGGGACCTGAAACGCGATGCGGCGCTTTGCCAAACGGCCGGAGCCGATATGATATTCTCGCCCGCGCCCGAAGAGATATACCCAAAGGGCTTCTCCACCTATGTCAACGTTGTGGGCCTGACCGAGGGGCTATGCGGGGCCTCACGCCCCGGGCATTTTAAGGGCGTGGCCACGGTGGTGGCCAAACTGTTCAACATCGTCCAGCCGGACGTGGCGGTCTTCGGGCAGAAGGACGCCCAGCAGCTGGCGGTCATCAGACAAATGACGAAGGACCTGGACCTGCCGGTGAAAATAATCGGCGCACCCATAGTCCGGGAACCGGACGGCCTGGCCATGAGCTCCCGCAATGTTTATCTGACCCCGGCGGAACGGCAACAGGCAACGGTTTTGCACAGGGCGCTAAAGCTGACGCAACGTTTGGTAAAAAGCGGAAAGCGTGAATCGGGAATTGTGAAACGTGAGATGGAAAAAACGTTGAAACGCGATGCACCGCTAGGGGAGATAGATTATGTTGAGATCGTGGATAGCGAGACTTTGAAACCAGTGAAGAAAATATCCAGACAAACTTTGATTGCTTTGGCAGTTAAGTTTCCCAGTGCAAGATTAATTGATAATGTGGTGATATAATGTTTTCGGAAATAACCGGGTATTATTTTTTTAGTTCTATTATCCAAGTGGAAGCGGCTATATTTTCTATATATGGTTTATTTATAGTATTCAAAATACAAATCTGCAAAGCGAATATTGATACATGTAAGAATTTGTTGTTTATGAAATTCAATAAATTACATATGATTTCTGATTTTGAAAAAAAGAATGATTCGCAAAAGGAGGAATATATTACTGAAAAAGCAAAAAGCGCACCAGATGAGCCAATAGCATACCAATTTAGACAATGGTTGGATAATCAATATTCGATTGCTAAGATAAAAAGCAGTTTTCGATCGCCACTCGTATTACTTATTACAGGGATGATAACAGATGCCGTGGCTTTGATATTTATGCAAACTATTCAAAGGCTTTTTATTTTGGAATCAATATTATATGCAATTTCATTAGGAATATTTATTGTTGCAATTATTCAAATATATCGTAGCATAACTAAAATTATATTAGAGTAAATAAAAATGATTAGAATACTCTGCAAATCCAAGATCCACCGCGCCACCCTAAGCGGAGCCAACCTGCACTATGCCGGCTCCATTGCCGTTGACGAGGCCCTGATGGAAGCGGCCGACATTTTGCCCAACGAGATCGTGCAAGTGGTGAACATCAACAACGGCAACCGTTTTGAGACCTATGTTATCAAGGCGCCCCAAAGGTCCGGCGCCATCACCCTTAACGGGGCGGCGGCGCGCTTGGGCCTGGCCGGAGACAAGGTGATCATCATCTCCTCCTGCTACATGGACGATGCCGAAGCCAAAAAACACAAGCCGAAGATCGTCTGCGTGGACGACAAGAACCGCATCGCCAAAAAGACCAGGCTATGACCAGAGACTGCATCTGCCTGATACTGGCGGCCGGCCAGGGAACCAGGATGAAGTCCGGCCTGGCCAAGGTGCTCCATCCCTTGTGCGGAAAGCCCCTGGTGGAGCATGTGGTCCGCTCGGCCCAGAAGGCCGGGGTCGATCAAACCATCGTGGTGGTAGGGCACCAAGCCGACAAGGTCAAGAAAGCGCTGGCCGGAGTTTCCGTTCAATTCGTTATGCAGCAGCCCCAAAAGGGCACCGGGCACGCGGTGATGCAGGTCCTGCTCATCATAGAGAAATTCGACGGTCAGCTGCTGGTGCTTTACGGCGACGTGCCTCTGATTAAGCCAGAGACCCTAAAAGCACTCTTGGAAAAACATCAGACCGAGCAGAACGCTTGTACCATGCTGACCACGATCATCGACCAGCCCGGTTCCTACGGCCGGATAATCCGCGATCAGAACGGCTCCGTGTCCCGCATCGTGGAAGCCAAGGACGCTTCGTCCAGAGAACTGGCGGTCAAGGAAATAAACCCGGCCATCTATGCTTTTGATAACCGGGAATTGGTGAAGGCCCTGGGACAGCTGAAGCCCAACAACAAGCAGGGCGAATACTATTTGACCGATGTGATCGGGATATTCAAATCAAAAGGAATGAAGATAGCAACCCAGATCGTTACCGACAGCCGGGAAGTGCTGGGGATCAATACGCCCGAAGAACTGGCCGAGTGTGAAAAGTATTTATCTAAAATGGTTTAAGAGGTTTAAAAAGGTTTAAAGGTTTGAAAAAGTCCGGAAATGATTTTGAATATTATTAAGGTTGATATTTCCAATGTCACTTGTTGATCTGAAAAAACGTCCGGCCGGGAAGGGTCGGAAAAGGCTGGTGTTCGCCGCGGTCCTGCTGCTGGTGATCGTCTGCGGGGCCGTGGGCTTTTCGGTCTGCCTGCGCTGGAAGGAGAACAGCCGGATTGAGAAGAAGCGGCGCATTGCCCAGATCCGGGTGCAGGTGCTGAACGGCACCAAGGAATCCGGGCTGGCCCAGAAGATGGCCGACGACCTGCGCCGCTATGGCTTTGACGTGGTGGACATCGCCAATGCCGAGAACGACAGCTTTCCCGAGACGGTGGTGGTAGACCGGGCCGACAACAGCACCGGCAACGCCGTTTACGTGGCCGAGGCCTTAAAATGCATAAACATAATCCCGCAATTAGAATCACGATCATATCTGGAGGTAACAGTAATAATTGGCAAAGACTATAACCGCCCCCAAAAGAAAGGTTTCCTCGGCCGCTTCTAAAACCTTGAGGAAAACCAAAAAAGCAACCCCGGACCGGAAAAAGGCCGTCATCAGGAAGCCGGCGGTCAAAAAAATTGTTCCGCGCAGAAAACTGGTGATCAAAAAAACATTGCCGGTCCAGAAGAAAACAGTCCGGCCGCAGCCCAAACCGGACCAGGTCCGGGAACTGGCAAACGAAATCTCCCGGTTGGCCTTGAGCAAGAAGGCTTTTGACGTCAGCGTGCTGGAGATCAAGGAACTGTCCTCGGTGGCCGATTACTTTGTGATGGCCTCGGGGGCCACCGATATTCAGGTGAGGGCCATCTGCCATGCCATCGAGGACGGCCTGCGGGCCAAGGGCATCAAGCCGCACCACCTGGAAGGCATGGCCGGGGCCACCTGGGTGCTGCTGGATTATGTGGACGTGGTGGTCCATGTGATGCAGCCCCGGGCCCGCGATTATTACGCCCTGGAAGAACTGTGGGCCGACGCCCCCAAGCAGGAAATGAAGGACTGAAGGCTTATGCCCTGCGTCCTTGTCATTGCGAGGGCGGCCAGATTTATAACATACGAAGCAATCCACGAAAATGTTCGGCAAAAAATATTTCGTCTATATCCTGGCCCACAAGCGAAACGGCAGCTTGTATGTCGGAGTTACCAATGATCTAAAACCCAGGGTGGCCGAGCATCGGCAGGGAATACTGCCTGGCTTAACCAAGAAATATAAAATATTTCTGCTCGTATATTATGAAGCACTTGATGAACCAAGACCGGCCATTGCCAGAGAAAAACAGTTGAAGACTGGTTCAAGGGCCAATAAAATCAGGCTGATAAAGGGAATGAACCCCGGGTGGGATGATTTGTTTTGTACGGAGAGATATAAACGGGATTATCAGTTAGATTGCTTCGTCTGTCAGACAGGGTGCAATTCTCGCAATGACGGGTAACAGCCGGATTGCTTCGTCTGCCAAGCAAGGGGCAATCCTCGCAATGACGTGAAGAGCATTATGATCAAACAATACCTGCAAGACCAAATAATCCAGGCGGCTCAAAAAGCCCTCAGCATAAGGCTGGAACCGAAAAGCATTGTGTTGGAGCGTCCCAAGCAGACCGCTCATGGCGATTGGGCCACCAGCATTGCCTTGTCGCTGGCCAAAGAAATGAAGGCCAAGCCCCGGGATATTGCCCAGAAAATTTGCGATTCCCTGGCGTTGGATCCAGGTTTGGTGAGCAAAACCGCGATCGCCGGGCCGGGGTTCATCAATTTTACTCTGGCCTCGGACTGGTTCTACCAAGAATTGACTGAGCTGCTGTCACGAGGAATCAAATACGGGCAATCCCAGGCCGGAAACGGCCAGAAGGCCCAGGTGGAATTCGTCTCCAGCAACCCCACCGGCCCTTTAACCGTGGGCCACGGCCGCGGGGCCGCCATCGGCGACTCGCTGTCCCGGCTGCTGGAAGCCCAAGGCTATCAGGTGACCCGCGAATATTATTTCAACGATGCCGGTCTCCAGATGAAGAAGCTGGCCCAGTCCGTTTTTCTGCGCTACCAGCAGGCGCTGGGCAAAGAGATCGTCTTTCCCGATGACGTCTACCATGGCGATTACATCAAGGAGATCGCCGAAGCCTGCCGCCGGGAAAAGGGCGATAATCTGACCGAGGTCGACCTGGATTACTTCAAGCAAAGCGCGGTGGCGGTGATCTTCGGGGAGATCAAGAAAACGCTGGCCCGGATGGGGATTGTCTTCGACGTCTACTACAACGAAAGCACTCTTTACCAGAGCGGCGAGATCGAAAGCACGCTGCAGGCCCTCAAGGACAAGGGACTGACCTACGAGAGCGAGGGCGCGGTCTGGTTCAAGGCCACCCAGTTCGGGGCCGAGAAGGACCGGGTGCTGCTGCGCTCCACCGGCGAACCCACCTACCGCCTGCCGGATATAGCCTATCACCTGACCAAGTTTAAACGGGGCTTCGACCTGGTGATCGACGTGTTCGGCAGCGACCATCAGGCCACTTATCCCGACGTGTTGGCGGCCCTGGGCGTCCTGGGCTGCGATCCCTCGCGGATTGACGTCCGGATCCACCAGTTCGTCACTTTGATGCGGGGCGGCGAGCAGGTGAAGATGTCTACCCGCAAGGCTACTTATATCACCCTGGACGAGCTGATGGACGAGGTGGGTTCAGACGCGGCCCGTTACTTCTTTTTGATGCGGAGGATGGAGTCGCACCTGGACTTTGACCTGGACCTGGCCAAGAAGAAATCCGACGAGAACCCGGTCTTCTATGTCCAATACGCCCACGCCCGGATCTGCTCGATCATGCAGCATGCGGGGGAAAAAATGGGTGTAAAAGAGGTAAAGGATGGAAAGGTTGTAAAAGAGAAAAGTGATCTGGGCCTGCTGAAACAGCCGGAAGAGATAAAACTGATAAAGTCATTATTGGAATTCCCGGAACTGGTGCAGGGCGCGGCCCAGTCGCGCGAGCCGCACCGCATACCCACTTATCTGCAGGAGTTGGCCGGGATCTTCCACAATTTTTATCACCAGCACCGGGTGGTGACGGATGACCAAAACATTTCCAACGCCCGGCTGGACCTGTGCCAGGCCACGCGCACCGTGATCGCAAACGGGCTGGGGCTTTTGGGGGTTAGCGCCCCGGAGAAGATGTGACCTTAAAAACCAATTACATAGGCCACGACGCCCAATACAAACGCAACAAAGCCGAGGGACTTAACGGCTGGAACGACGAACAGGATTGGAAAGCTTGGGAAGAAGCCCTGGAAAAACTATGCAAGGATCCCGCTTTTCCCAAATCCGGCAAACTTTTGGAACTTGGTTGTGGGGCGGGAGAGGTTTCTCTATATTTTGCGGCAAAGGGCTACCGGGTTTACGGCATAGACATTGCGCCATTGGCTATAGAATGGGCCAGGGAGAAGATCCTTAAAACGAATATAGAGGCAGAATTTGAAACCGGTGATGTCCGGGACTTGGGAATATGGGAAGATGATTTTTTTGACATCGTGATAGACGGGCATTGCCTGCATTGCATTATCGGAGATGACCGGGCTGAGGTGCTCAAGGAAACATACCGGGTCTTAAAGCCCGGCGGCTTGTTCTTTTGCAGCACCATGTGCGGCGAGCTCAAAGACCCGGAAAGTAAACCTTTTTTCAATCCTGAAAACCGTTGTATCATGAGCCGCGATGGGCAGATTGCCACCAGATACATCGGGCTGCCGGAGGATATTTTATGTGAGATAAAAACAGCAGGCTTTAAGATCGTAAAATCAAAAGTTGAAAACAGCAAAGATTTTATATCGCAGGATTTAACTGTTTACGCGACAAAACAATAAATAATCTGGATTCCCGATTTATCGGGAATGACATGAAGGAAAACATGCGCTACAAAGATGCTGGCGTCAATATTGATGCCGGGACCGAATCGGTCCAACGGATAAAAAAAGTGGTCCGCTCCACTTTCACCAAGAACGTGCTGACCGACATCGGCAGCTTCGGGGCCCTGTTTGACGGCTCTCTCAAGGGATACAAACAGCCGGTGCTGGTCTCCTCCTGCGACGGGGTGGGCACCAAGCTCAAGGTGGCCTTAATGGCCAAGCAGCACGGCACGGTGGGCCAGGACCTGGTGAACCATTGCGTCAACGATATCCTTGTCCAGGGGGCAAAGCCCCTGTTCTTCATGGACTACGCGGCCTTCGGGCGGCTGGAGCCGAAGATACTGGAGTCCATAGTCACCGGATTTGCCAAGGCCTGCCGGGAGAACGGCTGTTCCTTGATCGGCGGCGAGACCGCCGAGATGCCCGGCATGTATGCTATCGGCGACTACGACCTGGCCGGGTTCATCGTGGGCGCGGTCGAGAAAAAAAAGCTGATTACCGGACGATCTATCAAACCCGGGGACGTGGTGATAGGGCTTTCCACCAACGGCCTGCAGACCAACGGCTATTCCCTG
Proteins encoded in this window:
- a CDS encoding LytR C-terminal domain-containing protein, yielding MSLVDLKKRPAGKGRKRLVFAAVLLLVIVCGAVGFSVCLRWKENSRIEKKRRIAQIRVQVLNGTKESGLAQKMADDLRRYGFDVVDIANAENDSFPETVVVDRADNSTGNAVYVAEALKCINIIPQLESRSYLEVTVIIGKDYNRPQKKGFLGRF
- a CDS encoding pantoate--beta-alanine ligase, encoding MKIVKTIKQIRQVIALRKKQGKRIGFVPTMGALHEGHLSLIRLAKKCSDFVVVSIFVNPTQFGLKEDYKKYLRDLKRDAALCQTAGADMIFSPAPEEIYPKGFSTYVNVVGLTEGLCGASRPGHFKGVATVVAKLFNIVQPDVAVFGQKDAQQLAVIRQMTKDLDLPVKIIGAPIVREPDGLAMSSRNVYLTPAERQQATVLHRALKLTQRLVKSGKRESGIVKREMEKTLKRDAPLGEIDYVEIVDSETLKPVKKISRQTLIALAVKFPSARLIDNVVI
- a CDS encoding GIY-YIG nuclease family protein, whose translation is MFGKKYFVYILAHKRNGSLYVGVTNDLKPRVAEHRQGILPGLTKKYKIFLLVYYEALDEPRPAIAREKQLKTGSRANKIRLIKGMNPGWDDLFCTERYKRDYQLDCFVCQTGCNSRNDG
- a CDS encoding tetratricopeptide repeat protein, whose translation is MSDFRESVSLYTKIGDRYGQGMSTNNIASLHQILGEYPEALKSYQQSQAHFQEIGDRQSMGMSFSNTGSLLLNLGEYDRAAECFASSLEIRNQVGDVFGQATSHYNIGTLKIIHGLFEDALRSFQQALELCEKIGDRYALSGNLIGIGRVHLARREWDKAQTAMLHAETTAVAINYREALRKAALGLSEAAMGKHDPGTAEVKLQEAKDLALAIGTKTGLAECDMVQGKLLAYRAAGLPAGGTADDQVEAVRSALDSFESAMRRYEEIGQRLSVANACEEIANMMEFVLASTSTGDGVGKDSRWWRDRANAIFCALGLRHRIYENNTQFDE
- a CDS encoding NTP transferase domain-containing protein, which translates into the protein MTRDCICLILAAGQGTRMKSGLAKVLHPLCGKPLVEHVVRSAQKAGVDQTIVVVGHQADKVKKALAGVSVQFVMQQPQKGTGHAVMQVLLIIEKFDGQLLVLYGDVPLIKPETLKALLEKHQTEQNACTMLTTIIDQPGSYGRIIRDQNGSVSRIVEAKDASSRELAVKEINPAIYAFDNRELVKALGQLKPNNKQGEYYLTDVIGIFKSKGMKIATQIVTDSREVLGINTPEELAECEKYLSKMV
- the panB gene encoding 3-methyl-2-oxobutanoate hydroxymethyltransferase, with the protein product MSEKITTRTLLKMKQRGEKIASLTAYDYLTARLLDECGIDLILVGDSAAMVFAGYENTLPITMDNMIYHTAAVKRGVKRAMVVADMPFLSYQTSLADAAYNAGRFLKESGAEAVKLEGGRAAAPIVKNLVERGIPVMGHLGLTPQSIHKFGGYQLQAKDKESAERLMAAAKALENAGCFAIVLEKIPHQVAQRVSQELTIPIIGIGAGPHCDGQILVVDDMDGRFEDFVPKFVRQYANLAKDMRQAFKGYIGDVKSKSFPNMDESFSEE
- a CDS encoding aspartate 1-decarboxylase; amino-acid sequence: MIRILCKSKIHRATLSGANLHYAGSIAVDEALMEAADILPNEIVQVVNINNGNRFETYVIKAPQRSGAITLNGAAARLGLAGDKVIIISSCYMDDAEAKKHKPKIVCVDDKNRIAKKTRL
- the asnS gene encoding asparagine--tRNA ligase, producing MKLDWVYISEIGKHLGQKVTVKGWLYNKRSSGKIHFLQIRDGSGVIQGVMVRNEVDEKTFELGDKVTQESSIIVKGMVKEDKRSPSGYELGVTDLKIIQLAQDYPITPKEHGPAFLMEHRHLWMRSSKQHATLRVRDTIEQAIHGYLHKEGFIHTPAPILTPTSCEGTTTLFQTDYFGEPAFLSQSGQMYIEATAAAFGRVYTFTPAFRAEKSKTRRHLTELWMMDAEASYFEHAENMQCQEGMICFIVEKVLNDCQSELKTLERDTAPLEKIKAPFPVISYKEAVKLCNEAGVPIKYGEDFGAPHDTAIAGSFDRPVFVDRFPAGIKSFYMQPDPEDFSVVLGSDLYAPEGYGEIIGGSQRIHDLDLLLKKMEEHKVPYEPYKWYVDLRRYGSVPHSGFGIGIERTVCWICGLQHIREAIPFARMLEKIYP
- the rsfS gene encoding ribosome silencing factor, encoding MPVQKKTVRPQPKPDQVRELANEISRLALSKKAFDVSVLEIKELSSVADYFVMASGATDIQVRAICHAIEDGLRAKGIKPHHLEGMAGATWVLLDYVDVVVHVMQPRARDYYALEELWADAPKQEMKD